In the genome of Paraburkholderia caribensis, the window CGGCAAACACCGTTCACGCATGGTCACCGAGGGCGTAACGCGCGCGCCGCATCGCGCATTTCTGCGCGCGACCGGTCTCGACGACGAATCGATGCAAAAGCCCTTCGTCGCAATCGTCGATACATTCGGCGAGAACACACCCTGTTCGATGTCGCTCAACGCGGTGTCTGACAATGCCCGGCTCGGCGTCGCTGCGGGCGGTGGCGTACCGATCCGCGGCTCGGCGATTTCCGTATCAGACGGCACGTCGATGAATCATCAGGGTATGCGCATGAGCCTCGTATCGCGCGAGGTCGTAGCCGACAGCGTAGAACTGTTCGTGCGCGCGCACGGCTACGATGCGCTGGTCGGTGTAGCGGGATGCGACAAGACGTTGCCCGGCATCCTGATGGGCATGGTTCGCGTGAATGTGCCGGGCGTGTTCCTGTTCGGCGGGGCGATGCTGCCCGGCACTGCGCCTGGCCAGCTTCCTGGCGGCACGGGTCACGGACTGCGCCGTCAGGCGACGATCCTGACGGCAATCGAAGCGGTCGGCACGGCGCAACGCGGCGACATCACGCGAGCGCAACTCGATGCAATCGAAAAACGCTGTACGCCGACTGCCGGCTCGTGTCCGGGACAGTTCACCGCGAACACCATGGCGATGGTCGCCGAGACGCTCGGTCTCGCGCCGCCCGGTTCAGCGATGGTGCCTGCCGTCTACAGCGAACGCATTGCGATTGCACGACGCGCCGGTGAAACGGTGATGCGCACGCTGATGCATGGCGGCCCGCTGCCGCGCGATCTCGTCACGATGAAGAGCCTGGAAAACGCGTGCGCCGCCGTCGCAGCGACGGGAGGCTCGACCAACGCCGCATTGCATATCCCGGCGATCGCGCACGAGGCGGGTATCCGTTTCACACTCGACGATGTGGAACGCGTGTTTGCCCGCATCCCGTTGATCGGCGATCTGCAACCGGGCGGACGATATCTCGCGCAAGACCTGCACCATGCGGGCGGCGTGCCTGTCGTGCTGAAGGCACTGCTCAAAGGCGGGCATCTGCACGGCGACGTGCTGACCCTTGATGGCCGCACACTCGAAGAGGTGCTCGTCGATGCAGCCGATCCGGACGGCGAAGTGGTGCGCGCTTGCGATACGCCCCTTGGAGAAAACGGCGGACTTGTGATCTTGCGCGGTAATCTCGCGCCCGACGGCGCGTGCCTGAAAGTCGCGGGCCTGAAGTCGCTGCGTTTCGAAGGGACGGCGCGCATTTTCGAATGCGAAGAGGACTGTATGGCCCTAGTCGCTGCGCGCAGCTACAACGAAGGTGACGTGCTCGTGATCCGGAATGAAGGACCGAAGGGCGGTCCGGGCATGCGCGAGATGCTGAGTGTGACGGCGGCGATTTACGGGCAGGGTATGGGCGAAAGGGTCGCGTTGCTCACGGACGGACGCTTCTCTGGCGCCACGCGCGGCATGTGTATCGGATATGTCGGTCCGGAAGCTGCTATGGGTGGACCGATTGCGTTGCTGCGCGATGGCGACCGGATTGTCATCGACGCGATAGCGCGCACGCTCGACGTTCAGGTAGACGAGGACGAACTCGTGCGTCGTCGCGCGGCGTTGGCACCGCGCGCACCACGCCGGCTGGCGGGTGTGCTCGAAAAATACGAGGCGCTGGTGCGACCCGCGAATCTTGGCGCGGTCACGCATTCGGGCGCGCTCGAATGGCCGTACGATGCGCCCACACACGGAGACGAAGCATGAGTGCGCCGGATGGATCGATGCGGGTCGGCTTTTGCGGACTCGGGAAGATGGGCTGGCCGATGGCGCAGCGTCTCGTAGCAGCGGGGCATCGTGTAGCGGTCTGGAATCGTTCACATGACAAGTCGAAGGCGTTCGAAAAGGAAACTGCGACGGCATTGTGTGTCGCTTGCGAGACACCGCGGGACGTTGCCGCGCGATCCGACATCGTCCTGCTATGTCTCGCCGATGGCAATGCCGTCGAGGATGTCGCATTCGGCACGGATGGTCTTGCCTCAGGCGTGCTTCACGTCGCGGGACTGACCGTCGTCGATCATTCGACGCTTTCGGTTTCCCACGCGCGCTCGCTGGCGAATCGCTGGCAGTCGGCAATAACGGACGGTGCGTGGATCGATGCGCCCGTATCGGGCGGGGTTGCAGGCGCAGCGGCTGGGACGCTTGCCATCATGGCTGGCGGCGAAGCGGAACGTATCGCTGCAATCGAAAGCGTGCTTGGCGCATTCGCCGCGCGAGTCACGCGCATGGGGGAGAGCGGTGCAGGCCAGGCAACGAAGCTCGTGAACCAGATCATCGTAATGACCACGATCGCAGCGATCGCAGAGGGCACGCTGCTCGCGCAGCATGGCGGCATCGACACGGCTCGTATTCCCGCTGCGCTTGCGGGAGGCTGGGCGGATTCGGTCCTTTTGCAAACATTGCAGCCGCGTATGGTCGTGCCACCGCAGCAACCCACGGGTTCGATACGCACCATGCTCAAGGATCTCAATGCCATCAACGAGTTTGCGACGGAGTGCGCAATCGTGCTGCCCATAGCGAGTCGTGTCCGCGACTGGTTGACGCGTGCCGTGAATGAAGGCCTCGGAGATGCCGATATCTCGCAGGTCGTGCTGGCTTCGGTGGAATGATTTCTGGTGAGTGCAGGGCAACTAGAGCGTGAGACTGTCAGCCTCCCCAACTCACCGCAGCAGCCCTAACTCGCGCCGACGGCCCCGTTATTGCCCGTCAACTCGATAACAAAATCCAGAAAAGCCCTCGTCTTTGCCGGCATGTGGTGCCGCGACGGGTAGTAGGCGTAAAAGGGATACCGCTCGTCTGTCCATTCGGGAAACAGATTGACCAACCGACCCTCGGCAATCAGATGCTCGGCACCAAGCAGCAGCATCTGTGCAATCCCAGAGCCGGCGAGGCATGCATTCAGGAGCGCGCCGGGATCGTTGACCGTGAGGCGACCTCGGGTGTCGACCAGAATGCGTTTGCGCTTGCGATGGAATTCCCAGCGGAACGGCTTGCCCGTCTCCGGGTTACGAAATTCAAGACATCTGTGGATTCCGCTTTCAAGTTCTTCCGGTTTGGCCGGGCGTCCCCAGCGGGCGATATACGACGGCGCCGCGACCGTCACAATGCCGCTATCGAGCAGTTTTCGCGCGACCAGGGTGGATGCCCTGGGCTCGCCGAATCGCAGCGCGAGGTCGAAGCCGTCCATGACGAGGTCGCCCAGACTGTCTCGCGCAATGAACTCGATTTCGAGTTCGGGGTGCGCGTCCATGAACGCATCGAGCCGTTGTCCGAGAATGGTCCGGTAGAAAACGGGATCGAGATTGACTCTCAGCTTTCCGCGCACAGCCGACGCGCCACCTGCCGCGGCAGCGGCGGCTTCCTCCAGCCCTGCGAGGTGGGGCATGACCTGCTCGTAAAATCGGCGGCCTTCTTCGGTCAGGGAGACGGAGCGTGTCGTCCGGTTGAAGAGCCGGATCTTCAATTTCTTTTCCAGCCTCGCAATCGCCCGGCTGACGCCTGGCGGTGACATTTCTAACACTTCCGAAGCGGCGGCAAACGTCCCTGCATCGACTACCGCAGCGAACACGCTAATGCCGCCGGACAGCTTCTCGCTACTGGATTTCATGGTCGCGTGTAGTACGGGTGGTGGATCGCAAGCGATCGGCTTAACAACAGCACAGCGTCTTCGCACCGGACGGCCATGCCGCATGCAGAATTCAATCATGCCTCATTAGTGACTAAGTGTCACTTATCTAATGTCATCCGTGTCATTTGGTTTTGAGCGGCATTTCCGCAGAATGCACCTCACGGAAACATCATCCATTCGCAGAGGAACAGGAAATGACTGCCGGACTGAATCGTCGTCACCTTCTGAAGAGCGCTTCGAGCCTGCTAGCCGTCGCGACGCTTGGCGGGTTCGCAAGCCGAAATGCACAGGCCGCGCCGCTCCGTTCGACGGGAGACGCGGCGCTGATCCATCACCCCGCCTACACGCCAATCGATCAATGCCTGCAAGGGGCGGTCGACGACGGCACGGTAGCGGGTGTTGTCGCCATGGGTGCAACGGAACGCGGGCTCGTGTACGAGGGCGCGCGCGGCCGGACGAATGTTCATGGTCGGGAGGCCATCGGCCCTGACACGATCTTCTGGCTCCTGTCGATGACCAAGGCCATTACAGCCACCGCGTGCATGCAACTCGTCGAACAGGGCAGGTTACGACTGGATCAGCCGGCGGGCGAGTTCCTCCCGCAGTTGAAGGCCCCCCGGATTCTCGACGGATTCGACGCTTCAGGGCAGCCGAAGCTGCGCCCGGCGCGTAACGCGATCACGGTGCGTCATCTGCTGACCCATACGTCTGGTTTCACATACAGCATCTGGAGCGACAGGCTTGGCCAGTACGAGAAGGCGACGGGCATGCCGGACATCGGCTACTCGATGAACGGCGCATTCGCGGCGCCGCTCGAATTCGAGCCCGGTGAACGCTGGGAGTACGGCATCGGCATGGACTGGATCGGCAAGCTGGTCGAAGCGGTGACGGACCAGTCGCTGGAGGTCTACTTCCGCGAGCACATCTTCGAACCGCTGGGGATGCGCAACACGGGCTTCCTGATCGGCAGCGCACAGAAACAGCGCGTCGCCGCCATGCACAGGCGTCAGGGAGATGGGTCGCTGGCGATCGAGCCGTTCGAGATCAACCAGCGACCTGAGTTCTTCATGGGCGGTGGTGGACTGTTCAGTACGCCGCGCGACTACATGGCGTTCCTCCAGATGCTGTTGAACAGCGGCACGTATCGCGGCGAGCGCGTGCTGCGTGCCGACACGGTCGCGATGATGTTCCGTAACCACATCGGTGATCTGCAGGTTACCGAAATGCAGACGGCGCAACCGTCGTGGTCGAACAGCTTCGATCAGTTTCCGGGCGCGGCACACAAGTGGGGATTGTCGTTTGACATCAATACACAGCCCGGACCCCATGGACGCAGTGCGGGCAGCGTGAGCTGGGCCGGGCTGCTGAACACGTACTTCTGGGTGGATCCCGTCAAGCGCGTCGCCGGATCGCTTTTTACGCAGATGCTGCCTTTCTACGATGCCCGCGTGGTGAATCTCTACGGGCAATTCGAACGGGCTTTTTACGACGGTCTGCAGCGCGCTTGAGCGCCTGGCGGCCGCTGCTTCGGCGCGGCACGCTTTATTTACTCATGCAAGGAGAATGAACAATGTTTGCGATTACAGGAATCACGGGCAAGGTAGGCGGCGCAGTGGCCCGCCAGCTTCTCGCGGCAGGTCAACCGGTGCGTGCCGTTGTGCGCGACATCACACGAGCAGGCCTCTGGGCAGAGCGCGGCTGCGAACTCGCGACGGCTCGCATGGAAGACGCTGCGTCGCTCACCGCCGCGTTCGAAGGCGCAACGGGTGTTTTCGTCCTGCCTCCTTCCGAGTTCGATCCGGAGCCTGGATTTCCCGAGGCGCGGGCGGTGATCGACGCCGTGTCGACGGCGCTTGTGAAAGCAAGGCCCGAAAAAGTGGTTTGCCTGTCGACGATCGGTGCCCAGGCGCAGGAAAGCAATCTGCTCACGCAGCGCACGTTGATGGAGCAGGCGTTGCGCGAGATGCCAATGCCCGTGACATTCCTGCGGCCGGGCTGGTTCATGGAGAACGCGGCATGGGACGTCGCGTCCGCGCGTGACGACGGTGTTATCGCGAGTTACCTGCAGCCGCTCGACAAGCCCGTACCGATGGTCGCTACAGCAGACGTCGGGCGAGTTGCGGCCGAGCTTCTTCAGCAGACGTGGAGCGGCGTACGCATTGTCGAGCTCGAAGGCCCGCGCCGTGTGTCGCCCAACGATCTCGCCTCCGCTTTCGCTCGCGTGCTCGATCGCCCTGTCCGCGCCGAGGTTGTGGACAGGCAGACTTGGGAAGCGCTGTTCCGCTCACAGGGCATGAAATATCCGCTGCCACGGATGCGCATGCTGGACGGATTCAACGAAGGTTGGATCGATTTCGAAACGCATCTTGATGACATAGCCCGCGGTGATGTCGAACTCGATACGGTTCTGGGCGAGCTTGTGTCACGTTCCGTCTGAACGGGACCTGTCGGCCGACGCGGGGCAACTGCGCTTCGCCCGGCCATTGCATCATGTTGCCGCACGCACAAGGAACACGCGATGGAATACAGCACACTAGGTAGAACCGGCCTGCGCGTCTCACGGCTGAGTCTGGGCGCAATGACATTCGGTGCCGGCTCGGGCATCTGGGGCGACATTGCCGGGCTGGACAGCGGTCAAGCCACCCGGCTCGTCGCGATGGCCGTGGAGCGCGGCGTCAACCTGATCGATACGGCGGACGCATACTCGCAGGGCGGCTCCGAAGAAGTCGTGGGGCAGGTGCTAAGCGCGCTGCGCCTCGATGAAAGCCGGATGCTCGTCGCGACCAAGGTCCGGCTACGCACCGGCTCCGGCCATAACGACGTGGGGTTGGGCCGCTCGCATATCATGCGCACGGTGGAGACAAGTCTGAAGAGAATCGGCCGGGATCACATCGACCTGTTCCAACTGCATGATCGCGACGCACTTGTGCCGCTCGATGAAACGCTTCGTGTTCTCGACGACCTGGTCACACAGGGCAAGGTACGCCACATTGGCGCATGCAATTTCAGCGCTGCCGATATTGAGCGAGCGTTCGGCATAACGATCCGCACAGATCGCATACCTCTTGCGAGCAATCAGGTTCACTACTCGCTGACGAGTCGCGACATCGAGCACGAAATCATGCCCGTCGCAACGACAAACAAGCTGGGCCTGCTGGTCTGGAGTCCGCTCGCAGGCGGTTACCTGAGCGGCAAGTACGCTCAGGCGGGCGGTACGGCCGGGCGCCGTACGAAACTCGACTTTCCGCCCGTTGATGCAGTCAGGGCCGAGCCTATCCTCGAGGTATTGCGTGAAGTGGCCAGTGAACTGGCCACTATGCCGGCGCAAGTCGCACTGGCCTGGTTACTTGCGCGCGCGCAGATTACTTCAGTCATCATCGGAGCTCGCACGCCCGAGCAGCTCGCGGCAAATCTCGATGCGCAAAACCTTCTGCTGACCTCTGAACAGCTCATGCGCCTCGATAAGGTCTCTGCGACGCCGGTGCCGTTTCCGCACTGGATGCAACACTTTCATGACCGGGACCGCGTTCTCCGGTGATTAACCACGGGGCGATGAGATTTTGCCGGGCGCGGCTTCTTGTGTTTGCTACACGCGTGCCCAGTACGGCAGCCTATGATCGAATAGCAGTGGTGGATATAAACGTGGCCTGCGCAGGTTGCATGGCTCACCTGCCACGAGTCCACCGAACAACGCCTCCAGACTTCACGAAGCATTCCTGAACCTGGCCTGCTGCGTCATATGCTGGCGACAGCTTCAACAATCATTGTGTTAAGTCCTCGTAAAGCCGGAAAATTCCCACGGTGGCCCGCAACCTGGCGGCTTGTTCGTCGAGCGACGCAGCGGCCGCAGCGGCCTCTTCGACGAGTGCAGCGTTCTGCTGGGTCACTTCGTCCATTTGTGAAACAGCGCGATTCACCTGCTCGATACCTGTGCTCTGCTCGACGGACGCGGCTGCAATCTCTCCCATGATGCCGCTGACACGCTTGATGGATTGCACGATCTCGCTCATGCGTTCTCCTGCGATCGCGACCTGGCTCGTACCATCGGCCACGCGTGACACCGATGAGCCGATGAGTTCCTTGATATCCTTGGCTGCTGACGCGCTGCGTTGCGCCAGCGTGCGCACTTCGCCGGCGACGACGGCGAAACCGCGTCCGTCCTCGCCCGCACGCGCGGCTTCAACGGCCGCGTTCAATGCAAGAATGTTCGTCTGGAACGCGATACCTTCGATTACGCCGATGATCTCGCCGATCTTGCGCGATTGCTCCGCCATCTCGTGCATGGTGCCGATAACTTCATCAACCGCCTGCCCGCCGCGCCTGGTCGCGTCAGACGCGAGGACGGCCAGTTCGCTTGCCTGCCTTGCATTGTCGGCATTCTGCTTTACGGTGGCCGTCAGCTGCTCCATGCTCGCAGCAGTTTCTTCCAATGATGCCGCCTGCTCTTCGGTGCGTTGCGACAAGTCAGTGTTGCCTTGCGCGATTTCACCCGAACCTGTTGCAATGGAATCGCTCGAACGCTGAATGTCTCGCACCATATCGCTGAGTTTCAGGCGCATTTCAGCCAACGCATAGAGCAGACTTGAACGATCCGACGGTGCGAGCCTGATTTCCGATGCGAGGTTCCCCGCGGCAATCTGCGCTGCGAACGCCGCAGCATCCGACGGTTCGCCGCCGAGTGCCCGATAGACACCTCGCGTCATAGACCACGCCATCGTCCCAACGGAGACCAGGATGACGAGAGAGATGCCTATCAATGTCTTCGCAAGCTTCCAGTAGGCTGCGTCGATGTCGTCATAGAAAAATCCCGTGCCGATCCACCATC includes:
- the ilvD gene encoding dihydroxy-acid dehydratase, encoding MSHFQSKKPLGKHRSRMVTEGVTRAPHRAFLRATGLDDESMQKPFVAIVDTFGENTPCSMSLNAVSDNARLGVAAGGGVPIRGSAISVSDGTSMNHQGMRMSLVSREVVADSVELFVRAHGYDALVGVAGCDKTLPGILMGMVRVNVPGVFLFGGAMLPGTAPGQLPGGTGHGLRRQATILTAIEAVGTAQRGDITRAQLDAIEKRCTPTAGSCPGQFTANTMAMVAETLGLAPPGSAMVPAVYSERIAIARRAGETVMRTLMHGGPLPRDLVTMKSLENACAAVAATGGSTNAALHIPAIAHEAGIRFTLDDVERVFARIPLIGDLQPGGRYLAQDLHHAGGVPVVLKALLKGGHLHGDVLTLDGRTLEEVLVDAADPDGEVVRACDTPLGENGGLVILRGNLAPDGACLKVAGLKSLRFEGTARIFECEEDCMALVAARSYNEGDVLVIRNEGPKGGPGMREMLSVTAAIYGQGMGERVALLTDGRFSGATRGMCIGYVGPEAAMGGPIALLRDGDRIVIDAIARTLDVQVDEDELVRRRAALAPRAPRRLAGVLEKYEALVRPANLGAVTHSGALEWPYDAPTHGDEA
- a CDS encoding NAD(P)-dependent oxidoreductase; this encodes MSAPDGSMRVGFCGLGKMGWPMAQRLVAAGHRVAVWNRSHDKSKAFEKETATALCVACETPRDVAARSDIVLLCLADGNAVEDVAFGTDGLASGVLHVAGLTVVDHSTLSVSHARSLANRWQSAITDGAWIDAPVSGGVAGAAAGTLAIMAGGEAERIAAIESVLGAFAARVTRMGESGAGQATKLVNQIIVMTTIAAIAEGTLLAQHGGIDTARIPAALAGGWADSVLLQTLQPRMVVPPQQPTGSIRTMLKDLNAINEFATECAIVLPIASRVRDWLTRAVNEGLGDADISQVVLASVE
- a CDS encoding LysR family transcriptional regulator, producing MKSSSEKLSGGISVFAAVVDAGTFAAASEVLEMSPPGVSRAIARLEKKLKIRLFNRTTRSVSLTEEGRRFYEQVMPHLAGLEEAAAAAAGGASAVRGKLRVNLDPVFYRTILGQRLDAFMDAHPELEIEFIARDSLGDLVMDGFDLALRFGEPRASTLVARKLLDSGIVTVAAPSYIARWGRPAKPEELESGIHRCLEFRNPETGKPFRWEFHRKRKRILVDTRGRLTVNDPGALLNACLAGSGIAQMLLLGAEHLIAEGRLVNLFPEWTDERYPFYAYYPSRHHMPAKTRAFLDFVIELTGNNGAVGAS
- a CDS encoding serine hydrolase domain-containing protein; protein product: MTAGLNRRHLLKSASSLLAVATLGGFASRNAQAAPLRSTGDAALIHHPAYTPIDQCLQGAVDDGTVAGVVAMGATERGLVYEGARGRTNVHGREAIGPDTIFWLLSMTKAITATACMQLVEQGRLRLDQPAGEFLPQLKAPRILDGFDASGQPKLRPARNAITVRHLLTHTSGFTYSIWSDRLGQYEKATGMPDIGYSMNGAFAAPLEFEPGERWEYGIGMDWIGKLVEAVTDQSLEVYFREHIFEPLGMRNTGFLIGSAQKQRVAAMHRRQGDGSLAIEPFEINQRPEFFMGGGGLFSTPRDYMAFLQMLLNSGTYRGERVLRADTVAMMFRNHIGDLQVTEMQTAQPSWSNSFDQFPGAAHKWGLSFDINTQPGPHGRSAGSVSWAGLLNTYFWVDPVKRVAGSLFTQMLPFYDARVVNLYGQFERAFYDGLQRA
- a CDS encoding NmrA family NAD(P)-binding protein, encoding MFAITGITGKVGGAVARQLLAAGQPVRAVVRDITRAGLWAERGCELATARMEDAASLTAAFEGATGVFVLPPSEFDPEPGFPEARAVIDAVSTALVKARPEKVVCLSTIGAQAQESNLLTQRTLMEQALREMPMPVTFLRPGWFMENAAWDVASARDDGVIASYLQPLDKPVPMVATADVGRVAAELLQQTWSGVRIVELEGPRRVSPNDLASAFARVLDRPVRAEVVDRQTWEALFRSQGMKYPLPRMRMLDGFNEGWIDFETHLDDIARGDVELDTVLGELVSRSV
- a CDS encoding aldo/keto reductase translates to MEYSTLGRTGLRVSRLSLGAMTFGAGSGIWGDIAGLDSGQATRLVAMAVERGVNLIDTADAYSQGGSEEVVGQVLSALRLDESRMLVATKVRLRTGSGHNDVGLGRSHIMRTVETSLKRIGRDHIDLFQLHDRDALVPLDETLRVLDDLVTQGKVRHIGACNFSAADIERAFGITIRTDRIPLASNQVHYSLTSRDIEHEIMPVATTNKLGLLVWSPLAGGYLSGKYAQAGGTAGRRTKLDFPPVDAVRAEPILEVLREVASELATMPAQVALAWLLARAQITSVIIGARTPEQLAANLDAQNLLLTSEQLMRLDKVSATPVPFPHWMQHFHDRDRVLR
- a CDS encoding methyl-accepting chemotaxis protein produces the protein MKVSTKLLALVSAALAGVICVAAIALSQLDHALIDSRKAQISTLLTKAEHLVLYYQSLETSGKMTRADAQAAAKTALSQLNADTKSYYWVTDTDSINLVHPNPRLIGTKTGGNKTRDGNLTDTQAYKQGLASNHIALVDVLIKRTQDGPLEAKLQGVVDIPAWGWWIGTGFFYDDIDAAYWKLAKTLIGISLVILVSVGTMAWSMTRGVYRALGGEPSDAAAFAAQIAAGNLASEIRLAPSDRSSLLYALAEMRLKLSDMVRDIQRSSDSIATGSGEIAQGNTDLSQRTEEQAASLEETAASMEQLTATVKQNADNARQASELAVLASDATRRGGQAVDEVIGTMHEMAEQSRKIGEIIGVIEGIAFQTNILALNAAVEAARAGEDGRGFAVVAGEVRTLAQRSASAAKDIKELIGSSVSRVADGTSQVAIAGERMSEIVQSIKRVSGIMGEIAAASVEQSTGIEQVNRAVSQMDEVTQQNAALVEEAAAAAASLDEQAARLRATVGIFRLYEDLTQ